The Syngnathus acus chromosome 12, fSynAcu1.2, whole genome shotgun sequence genome contains the following window.
CTGTGGAAGTGAGCAACATGGTTTGGTTCCTTGTCAGAGAAgagaaatgaatgcaaaaatTCACTGGCATTGCTGCTCAAATGCTCACCAGCCATCCGCCGCCATCCGTCTCCATGTCGCAATAGACCTGGATGAGCTGGCTCTCGACGCCGGCCACGTAGATGGCATACACGCCAGATGTGTTTTCCCCATTCTGGAAGAGCTCAGCGCAGTCTCTGGGGTAATTATGCAGATGGCCCACTggaaacaagcaaaaaataaaaatcaaacagtTTGAAACAGTTTTCCACCAGAATGCAGCACTGACAGGACTTTGGGATCGTGATGGCGAAGACCTGTGCTAAAGACTGTGGTCCCGTGTTGGCTCCGCCCAGCTGTGGCGATGGCTTGCAGGTGTACCGTGTACTCTGTGGACCTGGCCAGCTGGGCCATGTTGTACGAAGAGGCGGTGGAACTCAGCATGACTTCCTACAAAATCATTTGCGACAAATTATTACCGGTAAGTGTGTCAAAGGCCACTTGCGGCATACCCGGGTGGTGCCATCTGCTGCGGAGAAGGTGAGCGAGTAACCGCTAATGGCCGTTTGCGGGGGTCTCCATGTCAGAGTGGCGCAGTCCGTTTGAATGTTGACGGCCACCAGATCTCGAGGGGGGTCCACCTCTGGGAACAAATCTGGGTTAGCAAAGTTGCAACaagattgatttgatttccatCCGAGCCTACTGGTGGTGAATTGTGTCAGCACAGACGCGCTCATCTGCGCCTCCCTGGTGGCGAAGAGTTCCACTGAGTAGAGAGTGCCTGGAAGCAGCGAGCCTATCTGCAACTCGGTTCCAGAAACACGCTCCACGATCGGGGCcgctgatgggggggggggggcacaaatCAACACGGAGACATTTTCAAGTCAAGCAGCACAACAGACAAACCTGACTCGGAATTGTACGTTATCACGTATCCGTCCACCGCAGCCACGGGGGGTTCCCATCGCAACCGGGCCGAGCTGTCTGTGATGTTAAGCGCCGTCAGACTTTGAGGTCGGTCCAAAGCTGTCGGGGTAATCCATAGCAACGGTCTCATTGGAAGATCTTCTCAGGGGCCCGAGGGCTGCGTAGACTAACCAGTGGTTATGACGTCGCCGCTCGGCTCGCTCTCCTCCAGGCCCTTCACCGCGTTGATGGTCACCTGGTACATCCTGCCGGGACTCATGTTGGGCAGCAGAGCCTGCAGCACCCCGCCGTCCACAGTTACGCTCATCGGGTTTCCTGCGGACAAGAAAGGATTAGGACTCGAGTCCTCATCCCTGTCCGAgactcacgagcctcacctcctTCAAATGGCGCGTAGGTGATATGATAATTGTCGACTGCGGACTGAGGCGTGGACCAGTGGACCACGGCTGACGAGTCGGTCACGTCGGAGAAACGAAGGCCCTTTGGAGTAGTCAGGCCTGGTGGAGGGAAAAGGAGTTATAAGCACTTGAGAAAAAGTCCAAGGACTCAAAGTGGTCCGGGCTCAGCAAGCCTCCACCAAAGAAAACCAATTGGTAACTTGATCCAGAGGTTAGCGGAAAACCAAAGGATGAGACCAGAGGATTCCGAAAGATTAGTAGACGAGCAGTGGATCTGGTTTGGAAGGGTTCCAGAGTTTAGTACAAACCATCCAGTTCTGAGAGGTCCCAAAAAGTTCAAATAAGGCATTGGAACAAGTTTCGAAGAGGTTAGTTATAAGAATGAGGTTCCAGAGGCTGATGTAAAACCATTGGATCCAGTTCTAAGCAGAGGTTagtagagaaaaaaacagatcaaGTTCTGAGGTCTTCAAGGAGTTAGTTTGAATCATTTTTGAGAGGTTCCAGAGGTAACAGATCCAGTTCTGGGAGGTCTGAGAGTTTAGTATGCAAAACGCAGATCCAGGTTCAAGGGGTTAGTGTGGAGCAGCAGATCTAGTTTTGAGAGGTGTGTATTTCGGGTCGGGTACCTGTCTGAGCAACCCCAATGATCGGTTGGGAGCGGTGGTCCAAAGAAAGGCCGTAAAGTTCAATTTCGTACTCTGTGCCTGCCATGAGTCCAGTGATTAGCCTGGTCCGCTCAGCACCGTGGACAATGTGCTCCTGAGGACGGGCCAATCTTTTGCTGTCCCGTAGTTTGATGACAAATCTGTCAAAGAGGTCTTCGTCCGCCGCCCACGACACGCGGAAACTGTCGGCCGTGATGTCGGAGACAAAGAGGTGCTCCACCTCGGGTTCTGCCTCTGGGCCGGAAAGGAAAGTTTGTTGGTTGGTTCATCCACTGGGGATCTTCAGACAGACACATTAGAAGGTTCCTCGGAGGTCACCGATCGGGATGCAAGTGCAAGTTAGTCCGAGCGGAAGTAAGGAAAAATGGAAGAGCCAAAAAAGCTTGTCGGAGAGTTTCAATTGAGTCATTTTCAGACGGGAGGAACCCAGTTTGGTGCCATgcgtcctccctccctcccgccagACACGCTTGCAGCACATTCAAAGACAATGAAAGAGATTGACGCAAACGTCATGCTCAATGTTTTCCTTCCTCTGACAGTTTGGCTCCTTTTATTCGATTTCAGAggttcaatattttttgttacatCCAATTGTAGCTCAGGTTCAATGATAGCCCCGGGTTAGTAGAATGGAACAAGCTCCAGCTCCCATCGTACGCTGATGCCGAGAATAGAAGCACAAGTGTCCCTTTCAAACCATCGGAAGGAAAACACGCTGTCAAATACGCACGCAAACCAACCAGCTGGCCCGCATTTGATTTGgggggaaaggaaaaaaaaaaaaaaaaaaaaaaagggacaggAGCGCCACAATGCCTGCTCCTGCCAAGACCGCGTCATAGACGCTTGAAAGCAAATGACAAGCGGAAACCAGTCTTCGTCATAAATCAGGTCGGGCGGCAATACGAAGAAGCCTCAGCAGCAAAACATGGCAACATGGCAGGGCCCAGTGACCGGCGTCTTCCAtgacttcaaaacaaataaatcaacgGAGGCGTTGCCGTGTGGCGAGCttgaaacaaagaaacaaaaactgaGCAAGCAACGACTCAGAGGTCACAGAACTTGAACTGGAAGTCAAGGTAGTTGCTTTCCCTGCGGTTGGTACCTGTGAGGGCAAGCGCGGTGAGGGGCCGAGAGAGGAGCCCCGCCTTTGACACGCCCGTCAGCCTGACCTCATAGCCTATCCCGGTGATGAGCCCCCCGACGTCCAGGTGGCTCTGGCTTCCCGGAACCTTGAACTCCTGAGGCTCCAGAAGCCATCCCGAGTCAGTCACCACTAGGTTAAAGTGGCTGAAAGCCCCGGAGGAGGACCACGCCGAGTCTTCCCGCGGCTGCCGCTGCTTCACGCTCCACGACGCACGGAAGCCGAAGGGGGTGACGTTGGAAATGGTCAGGTTTTCCACTTTGGGTAAAGGTGCTGGAGGGAGGTGCGAGGaggttgtttttgtcacttaAGTTGTCTTGGGAAAGGCCTGTTCTGGTTCTCTCTGATTTTgtggattttggtttcatgCAGTGAGCAAGGCGTGAAGCCGGAGGGTACCTGTGACGGCGTGGACAAGCGTGGAGGGCGTGCGGCGGCCGTGGGAAAAGCCGTAAACTTCCACGTTATAGCTCGTGGCGTCCATCAGGTCAGAGACGGTAAGGTTTGTGGCGGTGCCGGGCAAACTGAACTCTCGCGCCTCAGACTGTTGCTCGGCGTCACCGACACGGACAACAAAGCCGTCAAAGTGGCCGGACGCGATAGTCCAGCTCACGCTGAGGTTATGCGGACCGCTAGACAGCGCGCTCACCGGGCCCAACACGGGGGCATCCTCTGAACACAAAGAAGAAGATGGCGGTTgaggggcggctcggtggtggtggtggtgggaggGGCCTACCTGTCGTGGCCTCAGCGAATAGGGGCGGCGTGTTGCTGCCGCCGGTGCTGGCGTACAGCTTTATATTGTAGTGTGTACGGGCTTTAAGGCCGGCCATGAGCGTGGAGCGCGCGTGGCCCGGCAGAACCTGACCCATGGCCTGCGAGGGCAAAGCAGACTCTCTGACTTCTACGACAAAGTTATCAAACGTCTTGGCAGCCGCCCGCCACGTCAGAGACACTCGGTCCGAGGTAACGTTAGCGACAACTAGCTGGGACAAATCTGGCTCTTCCGCTACGAGAGGGGAGAAAGAGATATACAGGAGATGCTTGTTAAactaaagctttttttttttttttttttacatcactgTGATGTCGTCCCCGCAAGGCCGTCAAAGGACTTTCTCACGCGACCCAAAAACTGCTGATGTCAGCAATACGATGCAAGCCCAGAAGTCAGGAAGACGATTGATTTGAAGCGTACGAGATCCTTCGCAGGGACGACagcaccatttttttcttcgaaAATCTCACTGgcgattattttaaaaaatacctGTGGTCGCAACGACACTGACAGCGCTCGTTCGGGCTCCTTTGTACGTCCCGTAGAGGAAGGTTACATAGTCCGAGGCGGGCCGCAGCCCCGACACCTGATGTGCCGTTGCGAAGCGGGACAGGTTGTACTCCCTCGGCTTCATCAGCCAATCGGAGTCAATAATCTCCAGGACAAACCCGTCCAAGGGGCCCTCGGTGTGGTTCCAGACCACCGAGAAGCTCTCGGACGTCACGTTGGACACGTTAATTTCACCGAGCGACGGCTGAGACGCTGAAGGGAGAAAGCGTCGTTAGATCAAAATTTGATCCAGCTCTGTGTTGACTTTGGTTAGTTTTGGATTTCTGTTCTTTGTCACGTTGCAATGGTCTCCGTTTCCAAGGGGGTGCGGCTTAGCAAAAGGAGACTGAACCAATCATGCTCTCGAGTTGTTCAAACGATTGCGACAAGATGCTTTTGAGAAACGAGATCGATTTGCTTTGGCAGTCCTCGCAGCGTATCGatgcagggggcggggctgaGCGTCATGCACTTTGATAGAAGAATGGGACGCTTTGGGCTTTCTCTCTGCGGTTGTGGTTAGGCAGACGCGTGATTCAATGAGGTTAGGGCCATGTATGCGCGGCATGCGCcacaacaaaagacaaagttGGAAGGAAAATCAGTCAAAGCTGTTTGAGCAGCTCAGCAAATAGTTAGACTTCACAAAACGTTAGCGAGACTCAGCTTTGAGCTGACATTTCTGAAAGGCAAGCATATCTTCCCTTTTCTTGAGGGGCATGCTCGCGATGATCGCCATGCACTGACGCTCATTCCAAGCTTCATgaatgttgatgacatcattgagCAATTTGTTAGGGGAATAAAAAGCTAGCGTGGCAAGGCACGGGAATGGACCTGGTACCTGTGGTGGCTTGACCGTACACGGGCTCCAGAAAGGTGTCCCGGTAGAGGGGGTACAGGACCACCATGTAGGTGGTGTTGGTGTTCAGGCCCCACAGGCCCAGGCTGAGCGCGCCGCCCGACACGCTCAGGTTCTGGCTCTGCGCCATATCGTCCAAGTTTGTTACCTCCACCACAAAGCTGTcgaagtcgccgcccgagggGCTCCAGGAGGCCGTGAAGCCGTCCCAGGTTATGTCGGAGAAGGTGAGGTTGGCCACGGAGGGCCTCGCTGAGGGCCTCGCTGAGGGCCTCGCTGAGGGCCTCGCTGAGGGCCCCGCTGAGGGCCCCGCTGAGGGCCCCGCTGAGGGCCCCGCTGAGGGGCCCGCTGAGGGGCCCGCTGAGGGGCCCGCTGAGGGGCCCGCTGAGGGGCTCGCTGAGGGCCTGGCTGCCTCTGCTGGCCAACAAAACCACAATCACTGCAATTTTTGCACGCTTGAGTTGACTTCTTGGGAGCCTCGACCAGGGATGAACAATCCATTCAGTGACCTCCATTCAAGTTTTACGAATTCAAATCATGGCTAGAAATGTTTCTTCCCCCAAGTTCAAAGGGCTCCAAGAGTACCTGTGAGGAAATCAATGGGTTACGGTGCCCCCCCGGTACCTGTGGATGCCACCAGAGTGACCGGCGAGCTCATCCTGTGGCCTCGTTCGGCCGTCAAGGTGACGGTGTAACTCGTTGCTGGCGTTAGGTCGGGCAAGACGAAGGTCGTCTCCGAGGCGGGGATCTCCGCCTCCTCCACTTGTCCGTCTCTGGAGACGTACACCAGCCGGTATCGGGACACCTTGGCGTGCGGCTTCTCCCATCTGATGCGGATGGACGTCTCCGTAGACTCGGCTTGCTCCAGACCTTGGGGAGGGTCCAGATCTGAAAGGAAACCATCAGTCATGAATCTGATTTTTCGTCAGGATCATGATGTCACTCACCCGTCGCTGCGTTTATGGTGGTTGGGAGGCTTTCCCGCTCATTCTTCACGCTGGTCACGCCGATCCCGTACTCGGTCCCTGGCTTTAGCCCTGGGCAGCCACCagaggtgaaaaaaataaataaaaaagtgttgTCCTCCCCTCTACACTTACCCGTGATTGTGGCCGTGGTGCTTTGTCCCGGTCCTCGCGGGAACACTTCCTCGCCGTGGGCAGCGCCAGACAGCGGGCTGTATTTCACACGATAGTTGTCCACGTCGGCCTGATTGTTGCGCCACGTCAGGGTGATGCTGTTTTCTGTCTGCAGCACGGCCAGCAACTCCCGGGGGGCGTCCAGAGCTTCACGCCATACCACACCCTCACGTTAGTCATCCGAGTAGCACGGAAGCAAAGCTTCGGGATGGAGCCCACCTGTGGTAAAGGTGACGGTGGCCGGCTCACTGCTGACATTTTTGCTGCGGGCCACCAGTGACACCGTGTACTCGGTGTCGGGCTTCAGGCCTTCCAGGCTGTGCTGCTTGTCCGGCAGGAAGATCTCCACTTCGGCGCCCTCGGAGGAGGCTCGGCTGGGCTTGTAAAGCAGCGTCACCCGGTCCGTCGGCGCCGCGGGCTCAGACCAGCCGATCAGCGCCGAGGAATCGCTCACGTCCAACACTTGGAGCCGCTGCGGGGCGTCAATGTCTGCAGACGGGAAGAGTCGCGTCATTAGAGACCGTCGGGTGAGGTCAACACTTTGAAGGGGTGAGTCAAGACTTTAAAGAGCCAAGGCAAACACTTTGTTCAAAGTTGACAAAATGGAATCCAAAAGACACAGTTAATAGTTCCAGACAAAAGTCTGACGACAGACTTGAGCTCAGGCGTGACCTTGAAGTTATTTCGGAATGCTCCGGGGAATATTCAGGAAGTTCAAATGTCACGGAGCTAATTCcccaaattacaaaaaaaaaaaaaaagtaaaaaataactCACTGGTTGTGACTCGTTGGATCGTCGGTGGACCCCTGGTGTTGTTCTTTATAACGCTGATGGACACCTCGTAGTCCTGACCCGGGCCCAGGCCAGACTGGAGGAAGCGGTTTTGAGATGAGGGAACTGTGCTCACCACctttccattttcttctttcttaaaaaagaaagaacacccaaaaacatgcaaaaatcAGACAAGTGAATGCGAAATCATTTTCCATATGTTAAAAGAAACGCTGGCGACTAAATCAAAGGCATATTGTGCTGAGCAAAGATTTCCATGAAAAGGGCACGCTTTAGCACCTCGCACTCATAAAATCCCGGGAAAGCTTTCAAAGGAAACCCACCATGTTGCGGAAGTGGATCTCCCAGCCATCGTAGGGAAAGTTGAGCTGCTCCCACACCAGCTCGACGGAGGTCTCGTTCACAGACTTGAATCTCAAAGCTTTTGGTTTCGGAAGAGCTGCGAAGATTCAAACCAAAACCATCGGAAAAACATTTGGGAATTTTCCTAAATGAGCTGAACAGGCTAAATTTAGAATAGGTTGAATTGATGGGaactggtcttttttttttttttttccacataatAGCTTTTGGGTACCTGTGGCCACGCTGGCGCTAACCGGCACACTCCTCTCGTTGCTCAGAATGGCGTAGACCTTGATGCTGTACTCCAAACCCGGCTCCAGCTCGTTGAGCGTGGCCGTGCTTTTGTCTCCGGGCACGGTCAAGTCCAAAAGGAGCCCGCCGGGTTGGGTGGGCACATACGTGACCAGGTATTGGGTCACCAGCATGTCGTTGATCCAGGATAAGTCCACCGTCTCCGTGGTGATTTCACCCACGGTGAGATTCTTAGGACGAGACActgggaggaagaaaaaaaaaaaaaaaaggttctcaTGGTCCAGTGCGCACAAGCTAATGCAAGCTCCAGAGAAACATCTGGAAGTAGTGAAAGAGATGccgaagacaaaaaaaaaaaaaaagtgctcacAAGAATATATTTGGGGGGAGCGATTTTAAAAAGACTTCCAACCATATATTAGGCAAGACAATTTAAAGCAGTGGTTATGAAAGTGGCTTCAAGGAGCCGTAAAGTGATTTGCAATAAATTACAGAATGTGGAGTTATTTAAAAGTGCCTACCTACATATGGGAATGTGACAATAAAAGGAAGACACGAAACCTTGGTTACCTTCAGAGCAGTCTTCTCCGATGTAGCCTTCGTCGCAGATGCACTGACCCTGGACACAGAGTCCTCTGTTGTGGCAGCCGTTGAGGCAGCTCCTCTCTGCACAGCTTACCCCTTCGTACCCGCTTTCACACTGGCACTTTCCCTTGACGCAGCGCCCCCTGCCGTTGCACTTCTCCGGACAGGTGAGCCGGGAGCAGTCGCGGCCCGAGTAGCCGTCTTGACAGACGCACACGCCGTCGCGGCAGTGGCCTCGAGCCAGGCAGTCGTTGGGGCAAGCCTTACGACCGCAGTCGTCGCCGGCAAAGCCTTCATTGCACACGCACTGTCCGTCCAGGCAGCGCCCGCGATTGCGACAGTTGCGGGGGCAGCTCAGCAGGGCGCAGTCGTCGCCGGTGAAGCCGGCGTGGCACGCGCAGCGGCCCTCCACGCAGTCCCCGCGACCGTAGCAGTTGGCCGGGCAGGTTTTGACGCCGCAGTCCTCGCCGCCGAAGCCTTCGTCGCACACGCACTGCCCGTTGACGCAGCGCCCCCTCTGCAGGCAATCGTTGGGACAGGAAAGGTCGCCGCAGTTGTCTCCTCGGAAGCCGAGGTCGCAGGCGCAGCGCCCGTCCACGCACTGGCCTCGGCCGTTGCAGTCGTCGGGACACGCCAAGCGGGCGCAGTCGTCGCCTCGGTAGGCGTCGTCGCAGACGCACATTCCGTTGAAGCAGGCGCCTCGATTGTTGCAGTCATTCAGGCAAGCGAAGCGGGAGCAGTCGTCGCCGCCGTAACCCGCCGCGCATGCGCAACGGCCATCCGCGCAGATGCCGTTACCGTGGCAGTCGGCGGGACAGCTGAGCTGTCCGCAGTCCTCGCCGGTAAATCCGGGCTCGCAGCGGCAGCTTCCATTGACGCACAGCCCGTGACCCAGGCAATCGTTGAGGCAGAGCAGCTCGGAGCAGTCGGAACCGGTCCAGGGCTCGTCGCAGACACACTTGCCGTCCTCACAATGGCCGTGGTCTTCGCAGTTTTCAGGGCACtccatgtcggtgcagttgCTGCCCTTCCAGCCGGGCTCGCACGTGCATCGGCACGTCTCGGCGCTGTAGTTTCCGTGGCCACCGCACAGCGGACCGCTCCTCGCGTTCCTCGCTGCCTGGGCTTCGCAGCAGACGCTCGCGCCGCCCCCGCACTGGCTCCTCAACGCCGACACTTCGCCCTCCAGCATCTCGATGCGGCTCAGCAGGTCTCGGACTCGCGGCAGGTCGGCGGCGCAGCCGCAGGCCCGGCGAGGTATGTTGATGCGGTGGGTGAAGACGATCTGGCTCTCACCGTCGGCGGGAAGGTAGCGGCCGGAGGTGACGGCCGTTTCCGTAGGCGCTGTGCTCTCCGTGGCGTCCAGGTCGACAGAGCACAGGTGGCCAG
Protein-coding sequences here:
- the LOC119131326 gene encoding tenascin-like isoform X1 — encoded protein: MVPRVHTFCLLVSALLGFSSAGLVTKILRHRRHLPQENNVTSSGADRQPVVFNHVYNINVPAGHLCSVDLDATESTAPTETAVTSGRYLPADGESQIVFTHRINIPRRACGCAADLPRVRDLLSRIEMLEGEVSALRSQCGGGASVCCEAQAARNARSGPLCGGHGNYSAETCRCTCEPGWKGSNCTDMECPENCEDHGHCEDGKCVCDEPWTGSDCSELLCLNDCLGHGLCVNGSCRCEPGFTGEDCGQLSCPADCHGNGICADGRCACAAGYGGDDCSRFACLNDCNNRGACFNGMCVCDDAYRGDDCARLACPDDCNGRGQCVDGRCACDLGFRGDNCGDLSCPNDCLQRGRCVNGQCVCDEGFGGEDCGVKTCPANCYGRGDCVEGRCACHAGFTGDDCALLSCPRNCRNRGRCLDGQCVCNEGFAGDDCGRKACPNDCLARGHCRDGVCVCQDGYSGRDCSRLTCPEKCNGRGRCVKGKCQCESGYEGVSCAERSCLNGCHNRGLCVQGQCICDEGYIGEDCSEVSRPKNLTVGEITTETVDLSWINDMLVTQYLVTYVPTQPGGLLLDLTVPGDKSTATLNELEPGLEYSIKVYAILSNERSVPVSASVATALPKPKALRFKSVNETSVELVWEQLNFPYDGWEIHFRNMKEENGKVVSTVPSSQNRFLQSGLGPGQDYEVSISVIKNNTRGPPTIQRVTTNIDAPQRLQVLDVSDSSALIGWSEPAAPTDRVTLLYKPSRASSEGAEVEIFLPDKQHSLEGLKPDTEYTVSLVARSKNVSSEPATVTFTTALDAPRELLAVLQTENSITLTWRNNQADVDNYRVKYSPLSGAAHGEEVFPRGPGQSTTATITGLKPGTEYGIGVTSVKNERESLPTTINAATDLDPPQGLEQAESTETSIRIRWEKPHAKVSRYRLVYVSRDGQVEEAEIPASETTFVLPDLTPATSYTVTLTAERGHRMSSPVTLVASTAEAARPSASPSAGPSAGPSAGPSAGPSAGPSAGPSAGPSAGPSARPSARPSARPSARPSVANLTFSDITWDGFTASWSPSGGDFDSFVVEVTNLDDMAQSQNLSVSGGALSLGLWGLNTNTTYMVVLYPLYRDTFLEPVYGQATTASQPSLGEINVSNVTSESFSVVWNHTEGPLDGFVLEIIDSDWLMKPREYNLSRFATAHQVSGLRPASDYVTFLYGTYKGARTSAVSVVATTAEEPDLSQLVVANVTSDRVSLTWRAAAKTFDNFVVEVRESALPSQAMGQVLPGHARSTLMAGLKARTHYNIKLYASTGGSNTPPLFAEATTEDAPVLGPVSALSSGPHNLSVSWTIASGHFDGFVVRVGDAEQQSEAREFSLPGTATNLTVSDLMDATSYNVEVYGFSHGRRTPSTLVHAVTAPLPKVENLTISNVTPFGFRASWSVKQRQPREDSAWSSSGAFSHFNLVVTDSGWLLEPQEFKVPGSQSHLDVGGLITGIGYEVRLTGVSKAGLLSRPLTALALTEAEPEVEHLFVSDITADSFRVSWAADEDLFDRFVIKLRDSKRLARPQEHIVHGAERTRLITGLMAGTEYEIELYGLSLDHRSQPIIGVAQTGLTTPKGLRFSDVTDSSAVVHWSTPQSAVDNYHITYAPFEGGNPMSVTVDGGVLQALLPNMSPGRMYQVTINAVKGLEESEPSGDVITTALDRPQSLTALNITDSSARLRWEPPVAAVDGYVITYNSESAAPIVERVSGTELQIGSLLPGTLYSVELFATREAQMSASVLTQFTTKVDPPRDLVAVNIQTDCATLTWRPPQTAISGYSLTFSAADGTTREVMLSSTASSYNMAQLARSTEYTVHLQAIATAGRSQHGTTVFSTVGHLHNYPRDCAELFQNGENTSGVYAIYVAGVESQLIQVYCDMETDGGGWLVFLRRQNGRLEFFRNWKNYTAGFGNMNDEFWLGLGNLHKITAAGQYVLRVDLRDAGDIAYAQYDKFSIAEPRTRYKLYIGAYSGTAGDSMTYHQGRPFSTFDNDNDIAVTNCALSYKGAFWYKNCHRVNLMGKYGDKSHSKGVNWFHWKGHETSIEFAEMKLRPANFGNPESRRKRS
- the LOC119131326 gene encoding tenascin-like isoform X3, encoding MVPRVHTFCLLVSALLGFSSAGLVTKILRHRRHLPQENNVTSSGADRQPVVFNHVYNINVPAGHLCSVDLDATESTAPTETAVTSGRYLPADGESQIVFTHRINIPRRACGCAADLPRVRDLLSRIEMLEGEVSALRSQCGGGASVCCEAQAARNARSGPLCGGHGNYSAETCRCTCEPGWKGSNCTDMECPENCEDHGHCEDGKCVCDEPWTGSDCSELLCLNDCLGHGLCVNGSCRCEPGFTGEDCGQLSCPADCHGNGICADGRCACAAGYGGDDCSRFACLNDCNNRGACFNGMCVCDDAYRGDDCARLACPDDCNGRGQCVDGRCACDLGFRGDNCGDLSCPNDCLQRGRCVNGQCVCDEGFGGEDCGVKTCPANCYGRGDCVEGRCACHAGFTGDDCALLSCPRNCRNRGRCLDGQCVCNEGFAGDDCGRKACPNDCLARGHCRDGVCVCQDGYSGRDCSRLTCPEKCNGRGRCVKGKCQCESGYEGVSCAERSCLNGCHNRGLCVQGQCICDEGYIGEDCSEVSRPKNLTVGEITTETVDLSWINDMLVTQYLVTYVPTQPGGLLLDLTVPGDKSTATLNELEPGLEYSIKVYAILSNERSVPVSASVATALPKPKALRFKSVNETSVELVWEQLNFPYDGWEIHFRNMKEENGKVVSTVPSSQNRFLQSGLGPGQDYEVSISVIKNNTRGPPTIQRVTTNIDAPQRLQVLDVSDSSALIGWSEPAAPTDRVTLLYKPSRASSEGAEVEIFLPDKQHSLEGLKPDTEYTVSLVARSKNVSSEPATVTFTTALDAPRELLAVLQTENSITLTWRNNQADVDNYRVKYSPLSGAAHGEEVFPRGPGQSTTATITGLKPGTEYGIGVTSVKNERESLPTTINAATDLDPPQGLEQAESTETSIRIRWEKPHAKVSRYRLVYVSRDGQVEEAEIPASETTFVLPDLTPATSYTVTLTAERGHRMSSPVTLVASTEAEPEVEHLFVSDITADSFRVSWAADEDLFDRFVIKLRDSKRLARPQEHIVHGAERTRLITGLMAGTEYEIELYGLSLDHRSQPIIGVAQTGLTTPKGLRFSDVTDSSAVVHWSTPQSAVDNYHITYAPFEGGNPMSVTVDGGVLQALLPNMSPGRMYQVTINAVKGLEESEPSGDVITTALDRPQSLTALNITDSSARLRWEPPVAAVDGYVITYNSESAAPIVERVSGTELQIGSLLPGTLYSVELFATREAQMSASVLTQFTTKVDPPRDLVAVNIQTDCATLTWRPPQTAISGYSLTFSAADGTTREVMLSSTASSYNMAQLARSTEYTVHLQAIATAGRSQHGTTVFSTVGHLHNYPRDCAELFQNGENTSGVYAIYVAGVESQLIQVYCDMETDGGGWLVFLRRQNGRLEFFRNWKNYTAGFGNMNDEFWLGLGNLHKITAAGQYVLRVDLRDAGDIAYAQYDKFSIAEPRTRYKLYIGAYSGTAGDSMTYHQGRPFSTFDNDNDIAVTNCALSYKGAFWYKNCHRVNLMGKYGDKSHSKGVNWFHWKGHETSIEFAEMKLRPANFGNPESRRKRS
- the LOC119131326 gene encoding tenascin-like isoform X4; its protein translation is MVPRVHTFCLLVSALLGFSSAGLVTKILRHRRHLPQENNVTSSGADRQPVVFNHVYNINVPAGHLCSVDLDATESTAPTETAVTSGRYLPADGESQIVFTHRINIPRRACGCAADLPRVRDLLSRIEMLEGEVSALRSQCGGGASVCCEAQAARNARSGPLCGGHGNYSAETCRCTCEPGWKGSNCTDMECPENCEDHGHCEDGKCVCDEPWTGSDCSELLCLNDCLGHGLCVNGSCRCEPGFTGEDCGQLSCPADCHGNGICADGRCACAAGYGGDDCSRFACLNDCNNRGACFNGMCVCDDAYRGDDCARLACPDDCNGRGQCVDGRCACDLGFRGDNCGDLSCPNDCLQRGRCVNGQCVCDEGFGGEDCGVKTCPANCYGRGDCVEGRCACHAGFTGDDCALLSCPRNCRNRGRCLDGQCVCNEGFAGDDCGRKACPNDCLARGHCRDGVCVCQDGYSGRDCSRLTCPEKCNGRGRCVKGKCQCESGYEGVSCAERSCLNGCHNRGLCVQGQCICDEGYIGEDCSEVSRPKNLTVGEITTETVDLSWINDMLVTQYLVTYVPTQPGGLLLDLTVPGDKSTATLNELEPGLEYSIKVYAILSNERSVPVSASVATALPKPKALRFKSVNETSVELVWEQLNFPYDGWEIHFRNMKEENGKVVSTVPSSQNRFLQSGLGPGQDYEVSISVIKNNTRGPPTIQRVTTNIDAPQRLQVLDVSDSSALIGWSEPAAPTDRVTLLYKPSRASSEGAEVEIFLPDKQHSLEGLKPDTEYTVSLVARSKNVSSEPATVTFTTALDAPRELLAVLQTENSITLTWRNNQADVDNYRVKYSPLSGAAHGEEVFPRGPGQSTTATITGLKPGTEYGIGVTSVKNERESLPTTINAATDLDPPQGLEQAESTETSIRIRWEKPHAKVSRYRLVYVSRDGQVEEAEIPASETTFVLPDLTPATSYTVTLTAERGHRMSSPVTLVASTGLTTPKGLRFSDVTDSSAVVHWSTPQSAVDNYHITYAPFEGGNPMSVTVDGGVLQALLPNMSPGRMYQVTINAVKGLEESEPSGDVITTALDRPQSLTALNITDSSARLRWEPPVAAVDGYVITYNSESAAPIVERVSGTELQIGSLLPGTLYSVELFATREAQMSASVLTQFTTKVDPPRDLVAVNIQTDCATLTWRPPQTAISGYSLTFSAADGTTREVMLSSTASSYNMAQLARSTEYTVHLQAIATAGRSQHGTTVFSTVGHLHNYPRDCAELFQNGENTSGVYAIYVAGVESQLIQVYCDMETDGGGWLVFLRRQNGRLEFFRNWKNYTAGFGNMNDEFWLGLGNLHKITAAGQYVLRVDLRDAGDIAYAQYDKFSIAEPRTRYKLYIGAYSGTAGDSMTYHQGRPFSTFDNDNDIAVTNCALSYKGAFWYKNCHRVNLMGKYGDKSHSKGVNWFHWKGHETSIEFAEMKLRPANFGNPESRRKRS